From the genome of Terriglobales bacterium:
GACAATCACGAAATTCAGGGCCGTGCTCACCCAATAGACCGCTGTTGGGGAAAGATCCGTGATTTTCGCCAGCCACTTCACCGAAGGAGATTGCCTGAACTGGGCCTCTTCGTCCTGTTCTTTCGCCTCATGCTTTGCGCCCTGGTCGCCCTCGGGCTTGGCCTGGTTCGCCGAGCCACTCTGCGGGCTGGCGGCAGCGCTGGCGGGTTCGGAGGGCTTTGCCTGCCGTGGCTGCGACTGCGCGGACGCGGCTCCGCACAACACCGCAAGGAGGGAACCCGCGAGCAGGACCGGGAGCAGGCGCTGGCGCATCACGCCCGCCCGCCCGCGGTCGGGGCCCCAGCCGTCGGCTTAAGAATCGCCTGGATGACCGCCGCTGCCAACTGGTCGCTCTCGGACTCCAGGCCGGTGCGGGCGGCCGCCATGTCCTTCTGCAGATCAGTGCGCGTCTGGCGGACCATGGCATGCGCTTTGTCGCGAGCTTCCGCGAGCGCGGCGGCGGTGGCCTCCTGGAACTTACGCCGGCGGCTCTCCTGCGCCTGATACACAGCTACCCGGGCCTCGCGCAGCCGCTGCTCGTAGTCGGCCGTCCGGGCATCGGCAGAAGCGATATCCGCCTGCGCCTTCTCCATCGCTCCCTGGGTCTTGCGGTGGCGCTCCTCCAGCACCGCCTCCAGCGGCTTGTGCAGCAACACGCGATAGGAAACGTACAGCAGCCCGAACAGGATGACCGTGGGAACGGCTCCGAGCAGCAATTGCCCTATCTGTCTGAGAGTCTCGTCCATTGGGTTGTGGTAGAGCCGGAAGAGCCGCGCTGCGAAGGTAGAACCGTAACATCGGTTTTCGGCCCTGTCAACGCGGCCAAAGGCGCGCCCAGAGCGGGGTTTCGCGGCATCGCCGTTGGGGGAAAATGGACTTGGTTCAGCCGGCTGCCGGGGCGGCGAAAACGGGGCGCTCGAAGCTCGAGGGAGCGCTTGACATCGGCTTCTGGAGTATTACCATAGAAGTATCACCTCCGATCCATATCGGATCGAA
Proteins encoded in this window:
- a CDS encoding ATP synthase F0 subunit B, with protein sequence MLLGAVPTVILFGLLYVSYRVLLHKPLEAVLEERHRKTQGAMEKAQADIASADARTADYEQRLREARVAVYQAQESRRRKFQEATAAALAEARDKAHAMVRQTRTDLQKDMAAARTGLESESDQLAAAVIQAILKPTAGAPTAGGRA